GGCGGCAGTATTCTGGCCGACAAGGTGCGCATGGAGAAACTGGGCCGTGAGCCCAACGCCTTTATTCGCCCGTCTCCCTCCGGTGGTTCACTCGGCGGGGTCGCCCGCAAGACCCGTGAAGCCATCCTGCTGTGTGAAGCGGCTGGATACGACGTCGTGATCGTGGAAACGGTCGGCGTCGGGCAAAACGAGGTCACGGTGCGCTCGATGGTCGACATGTTCCTCGTGCTCATGATCGCCGGTGCCGGCGACGAAATGCAGGGCATCAAGAAGGGCGTCATCGAGCTGGCGGATTTGTTGGTGATCAACAAAGCCGATGGCGACAACGTGCCGCGCTGCATTGCGGCGCAGGCGGAAATGAAACGGGTGTTGCACTACCTACAGCGGCCCACCGAGGGCTGGGAACCTCCGGCGGTGTTGGCCTCGGCGCTCACCGGCCGCGGTGTCGACGACGTGTGGCGGACCACCGGCGAATTCTTCAAAACCGTCACCTTAACTGGCGGGCTGCAGTCTCGTCGCCGCGCCCAGGCGGTGGAGTGGATGCACTCGCTCATCCTCGAAAGTCTCAAGGAACGTTTCTACGCCCGCGACGACGTGAAAGCACGTTTGTCCGCGATGGAAAACGCCGTCGCCGACGGCCGCCTCCCCCCGCTCGCCGCCGCCCTCGACCTGATCGGCAACGGCTGAGGTCCAGACTGCTCCAAGGCTCGGACGCGTCTGAAGAGTATTATGGGCGCGGGGGCGGGATCGCCCGCGCGTCTTTTGATCGTTGAAATGCGACTCGCTTTCGACGCCTGGCACCGTTCGATCGCTTTTTGCGATGCGTCGTGTAGATCCCCCAGCAAATCCTGTGCGCAGGAGCCCGTCCATCCTCCTCCGTCCGGAGCTTGCGATCGGGTGCGTCACGTTGTTGGCGGTCATCCGGTTGGTGGGGTTGATCGATGCCAATGCGGTCGACGTTCTGTATCAGGATCAATGGGATTTGTTGCGTCCGCTCTTCGCCGGCGAGGGGGCTTGGACGTCGTTCACGTGGCAACACGGCCCCCATCGCCAAGGACTCGGTGGGCTGCTGCAATGGTGGCTCTACCCATTGACGGGTTGGAATGTGCGGGCGGAGTCGTGGAGTTGTTTGGCGGTGTTGTTGGCGGCGTCTGCGATCGCGGTGGCGGTTTCCCAACGGCTCACCAAGCGTCTGGGGTGGCCGGCGGTCCTGCTCCCCGTCATTATCCTTAGTCCGGTTTATTGGGAGACGATGCTACTGACTCCGAACATAGCGCACGGTTTGATGCCGCTGCTGCTCGTCATGGTTTTGGCATGGGGGTGGGCTGGAGAGGGGAGTCGGCGCGATGTCGTCGTTTTGGTGTTAGGGGGCTTCTGCGCTCAATTTACCGGCTTTGGTTTCTGCGTTGCGCTCGTCTCGGCGGCACTGGCGACATGGTTTTGTATTTTTCCCTCGGCGGAGGGATGGACCCGGGCGCGCGCGGGTTTCGTCGTCGTAGCTTATTTGGCCACGGTCGCTGTATTCATGGTCGGTTACCGGTGGGATCCGGCGGTGCCGGGATGGCAGTTTCCGGTGGCGGATTGGTGGAACTATCCGCGGTTTGTTGCCCTCATGTTTTCGAGTTTGCTGGGCCTGCGCTCGATGGCCTGGTGGGCGTTGTTACCGGGCGTGGTGGTGGTGGTAATGGTCATCGCGGCACTTGGTCAGGCCTTGATGACGCTGGCCACGCCGAGGGGGCGGGTGGTGGGAGTGCTCGCGGGCACGAGTTTGGTCTTTGCTGCCTTCACGGCGGTGGGCAGGCTCCCGGTGAACATCGAGGCAGCCTTTATGTGGCGATACCTCCCGCTGCTCGCGACGGGCTGCTGTGCGCTCGTGATGGCGTTGGGTTTTCCAGCGCTCCGCGAGCGTCGGCTTCTACCGCAAATCGTGACCGCGATCGTGGTGCTCTTCGCGGTGCGGGTGTGGTTCAACTTCGTCCCGGAGGGCTACGCCGCGGCAATCGCGGAGGCCAAGCGCGAGTGGGTGGCCGCGTATTTGGAAACCCGTGACATGAAAATGGCGAACGAACGCTCGGGCTACTTTGTCATGCGGGCAGACCCTGAGTCGGCCTTGATTCAAAGTCGGTTGGAGTGGTTGGCCGAACGGGAACTTTCCCTCTTTCGCGGTCGCTAACGCTCAGGACCCTGCCGAAACGTCCGGGCAGAAGCCGTAGAGGGCGTCGTCGCGGCCTTTGCCGGGCCAGTTGACTTGGTCGACGCCGAGGTGGCGCATGACGGTGAAGACGAGGTCGTTGAGGGCGGCTTCGAAACCGAAGATCGAGAGCAGGGGCGGGGCGTCGATTTGGACGACGTAGGCGCTGGCGCCGACGCCGCGCAGCATGTCGACGCTGCGCTGCACGAGTTCGGCTTCGCCGGGTCCGTTGCCCTGCAGGATAATCGCGGGTTTCGGGTGCGCGGTCATTTGCTGGAAGGGGCCGTGGGCGAATTGGAGGAAGTCGGAAATCGACGGGCAGTTCCAATATAGGCCTTCCATGAACTTGCAGGCGAGGTTCTGCGAGTAGTCGGAAATGGGCGCGGCGGTGATGAGGTTGAAGCCGTGAGCGAAGGCGCTGGGCAGTTCACACATGGCGTCGCGCAACCGGGCCGGCGCGGTAGCCGCGAGCAGCGGCGCGAGCGTGGCCGAGTCGGGCACCTGGAACCGGGAGCAGGAGAGCTGCGTGGCGAATTGCAGGCAGGCAAGGTAACCGGCGAGCGGACCGACGAAGCGGATGAGCGTGGTGTATTCCTCGGCCAACGGGAATTCGACGAGCTCGCCGCCGGCTTCGAGCAGTTTGCGCAGCAGCTGGGCACGGTCGGGTTTGCCGGCGGCCTCGGCGGCCTCGGGCGTGGTCGCCGTGAAGAGAATGGTGTGGGCGAAGTCCTGGCCGCGCTGGAGTGCGATCTGCGCGTTGGGCGAAACACCTTGGGAGAAGACCACGAGGGTTTTGCCGGCGAAGGTGGAGGCGGGGGCGTCGACGAATCCGGAGAGCGGCAAATAGGCGGCGGCGCGATCGCTGTGCAGGTTCAGCAGCGTGGCGAGGTAGCGCGCGTGGGCCTCGGAGCTGCCGGTGCCGGTGATGATGA
This portion of the Actomonas aquatica genome encodes:
- the meaB gene encoding methylmalonyl Co-A mutase-associated GTPase MeaB, with the protein product MSDDDHHHHHQDESCPPPKPATEKKPPVQRHDGCPQPRPDWVPEDATGGFATWLVEGVRTSGVAGTAPKRPVPRRRQLSVNDYVEGVLARNPMVLGRAITLAESNSPAHRALAQEVLTKLLPHTGKSRRVGITGIPGAGKSTFIESLGFSLTSNGHRVAVLAIDPSSTIHGGSILADKVRMEKLGREPNAFIRPSPSGGSLGGVARKTREAILLCEAAGYDVVIVETVGVGQNEVTVRSMVDMFLVLMIAGAGDEMQGIKKGVIELADLLVINKADGDNVPRCIAAQAEMKRVLHYLQRPTEGWEPPAVLASALTGRGVDDVWRTTGEFFKTVTLTGGLQSRRRAQAVEWMHSLILESLKERFYARDDVKARLSAMENAVADGRLPPLAAALDLIGNG
- a CDS encoding creatininase, encoding MSDPHGHELLAQRLAMIPSVLDGMLAAGPKPLKPASLASQRFIITGTGSSEAHARYLATLLNLHSDRAAAYLPLSGFVDAPASTFAGKTLVVFSQGVSPNAQIALQRGQDFAHTILFTATTPEAAEAAGKPDRAQLLRKLLEAGGELVEFPLAEEYTTLIRFVGPLAGYLACLQFATQLSCSRFQVPDSATLAPLLAATAPARLRDAMCELPSAFAHGFNLITAAPISDYSQNLACKFMEGLYWNCPSISDFLQFAHGPFQQMTAHPKPAIILQGNGPGEAELVQRSVDMLRGVGASAYVVQIDAPPLLSIFGFEAALNDLVFTVMRHLGVDQVNWPGKGRDDALYGFCPDVSAGS